The Lysobacter capsici genome has a segment encoding these proteins:
- a CDS encoding LacI family DNA-binding transcriptional regulator encodes MRKKSKATSLDIAHLAGVSQATVSRVLSGSTLVNAETRKRVEAVVRELNYKVDRHASSLRRQRSGTLAMLLFEDPTPDESHINPFFLSMLGSITRACARHGQDLLISFQQLSDDWAGDYEDSMKADGLILLGYGDYLAYQGKLQKLVEQGTRFVRWGAVLPDQPGLSIGCENIGGGRQAGAHLVALGRKRVAFLGDASTHYPEFLDRFLGCEQALHDAGLTMDRALQVDAESSEDAGHAAARELIARALPFDAVFAASDLIALGAMRALTESGLRVPEDVSVIGFDDIPMARFAHPPLTTIFQDTKQAGELLVDTLMTLVRGEAAESIRLPTSLVVRKSCGAE; translated from the coding sequence ATGCGCAAGAAGTCGAAAGCCACCTCGCTCGACATCGCCCACCTGGCCGGCGTGTCCCAGGCCACGGTGTCGCGCGTGCTCAGCGGCAGCACCCTGGTCAACGCCGAAACCCGCAAGCGGGTCGAGGCGGTGGTGCGCGAGCTCAACTACAAGGTCGACCGGCACGCCTCCAGCCTGCGCCGGCAACGCTCCGGCACCCTGGCGATGCTGCTGTTCGAGGATCCGACCCCGGACGAATCGCATATCAACCCGTTCTTCCTGTCGATGCTCGGCTCGATCACCCGCGCCTGCGCGCGCCATGGCCAGGACTTGCTGATCTCGTTCCAGCAGCTGTCCGACGACTGGGCCGGCGACTACGAAGACAGCATGAAGGCCGACGGGCTGATTCTGCTCGGCTACGGCGATTACCTCGCCTATCAGGGCAAATTGCAGAAACTGGTCGAGCAAGGCACGCGCTTCGTCCGCTGGGGCGCGGTGTTGCCGGACCAGCCCGGGTTGTCGATCGGTTGCGAGAACATCGGCGGCGGCCGCCAGGCCGGCGCGCATCTGGTCGCGCTGGGACGCAAGCGGGTCGCGTTTCTCGGCGATGCGTCCACGCACTACCCCGAATTCCTCGATCGCTTTCTCGGCTGCGAACAGGCCTTGCACGACGCCGGCCTGACGATGGATCGCGCGTTGCAGGTCGACGCGGAAAGCTCAGAAGACGCCGGCCACGCCGCCGCGCGCGAACTGATCGCACGCGCGCTGCCGTTCGACGCGGTGTTCGCGGCGAGCGACCTGATTGCGCTGGGCGCGATGCGCGCGCTGACCGAAAGCGGGCTGCGCGTGCCCGAGGACGTGTCGGTGATCGGCTTCGACGATATCCCGATGGCGCGCTTCGCCCATCCGCCGCTGACCACGATTTTTCAGGACACCAAGCAGGCGGGGGAGCTGCTGGTGGATACGCTGATGACCTTGGTGCGCGGGGAGGCCGCGGAGAGTATTCGGTTGCCTACGTCGTTGGTGGTGCGTAAGTCGTGTGGGGCGGAGTGA
- a CDS encoding ABC transporter permease subunit: MPARFASRLLEALITLLLLATLCFALLRAAPGGPFDTEKAAPPEVQAVLDAQYRLDQSLPMQYLGWLGDALRGDLGPSFQYPDYTVNQLIANALPVSALNGGLALLLAVLVGVSVGVWAALRAGGWTDRALMLLAGLGLAVPKFVVAPLLVLLFAVTLHWLPAGGWGDWNNVVLPVIALALPNIAYCARLTRASMLDVLSADYLRAARARGLSDTRLLFAHALKPALLPVVAWLSPALINVVTGSAVVEQVFGIPGMGRYFVQGALNRDYTLVLGVVLVIGALIVAINVVVDAVRGWMDPR; this comes from the coding sequence TTGCCCGCACGCTTCGCCTCGCGCCTGCTGGAAGCGCTGATCACCCTGCTGTTGCTGGCGACACTGTGCTTCGCCCTGCTGCGCGCCGCGCCGGGCGGCCCGTTCGATACCGAGAAAGCCGCGCCGCCGGAAGTGCAGGCCGTGCTCGACGCGCAGTACCGGCTCGATCAATCGCTGCCGATGCAGTACCTGGGCTGGCTCGGCGACGCGCTGCGCGGCGACCTCGGACCGTCGTTCCAATACCCCGACTACACCGTCAATCAACTGATCGCCAACGCGCTGCCGGTGTCGGCCTTGAACGGCGGCCTGGCGCTGCTGCTGGCGGTGCTGGTCGGGGTGAGCGTCGGCGTGTGGGCGGCCTTGCGCGCCGGCGGCTGGACCGATCGCGCGCTGATGCTGCTCGCCGGCCTGGGCCTGGCGGTGCCCAAGTTCGTGGTCGCGCCGCTGCTGGTGCTGTTGTTCGCGGTGACCCTGCACTGGCTGCCGGCCGGCGGCTGGGGCGACTGGAACAACGTGGTGCTGCCGGTGATCGCGCTGGCCCTGCCGAACATCGCCTACTGCGCGCGCCTGACCCGCGCCTCGATGCTCGACGTGCTCTCGGCCGACTACCTGCGCGCGGCGCGCGCGCGCGGCCTGTCCGATACCCGCCTGCTGTTCGCGCACGCGCTCAAGCCGGCATTGCTGCCGGTGGTGGCGTGGCTGTCGCCGGCGCTGATCAACGTGGTCACCGGTTCGGCGGTGGTCGAGCAGGTGTTCGGCATCCCCGGCATGGGCCGCTACTTCGTCCAGGGCGCCTTGAACCGCGACTACACCCTGGTGCTCGGCGTGGTGCTGGTGATCGGCGCGCTGATCGTGGCGATCAATGTGGTGGTGGATGCGGTGCGGGGGTGGATGGATCCTCGTTGA
- a CDS encoding VIT1/CCC1 transporter family protein, which translates to MTTPTSRSRHPERHRSERVGWLRAAVLGANDGIVSIAGLVVGVAASGASPGAILTSGIAGTVAGAMSMAAGEYVSVQSQADTERADIAVEQRELDDDPQSELAELARIYVQRGLTPELAHEVAQQLTAHDALGSHARDELGITDTLRARPVQAALTSAAAFVSGAVLPIAAVLLAPTGRTEAVAIPITLVGLSISGALAAWAGGAPALRGALRVAFWGALAMAAASAVGRLFDVHV; encoded by the coding sequence ATGACCACGCCGACATCACGCAGCCGCCATCCCGAACGCCACCGCTCCGAGCGCGTGGGCTGGCTGCGCGCGGCCGTGCTCGGCGCCAACGACGGCATCGTCTCGATCGCCGGCCTGGTGGTCGGCGTCGCCGCCAGCGGCGCATCGCCGGGCGCGATCCTGACCAGCGGCATCGCCGGCACCGTCGCCGGGGCGATGTCGATGGCGGCCGGCGAATACGTGTCGGTGCAATCGCAGGCCGACACCGAACGCGCCGACATCGCGGTGGAACAGCGCGAACTCGACGACGATCCGCAAAGCGAACTGGCCGAACTCGCGCGCATCTATGTGCAGCGCGGGCTGACGCCGGAACTCGCGCACGAAGTCGCGCAACAGCTGACCGCGCACGACGCGCTGGGCAGCCACGCGCGCGACGAACTGGGCATCACCGACACCTTGCGCGCGCGCCCGGTGCAGGCGGCGCTGACCTCGGCGGCGGCGTTCGTGAGCGGCGCGGTGCTGCCGATCGCCGCGGTATTGCTGGCGCCGACCGGCCGCACCGAAGCGGTCGCGATCCCGATCACCTTGGTCGGCCTGTCGATCTCCGGCGCGCTCGCGGCCTGGGCCGGCGGCGCACCGGCGCTGCGCGGCGCGCTGCGGGTCGCGTTCTGGGGCGCGCTGGCGATGGCCGCGGCGAGCGCGGTCGGCCGCCTGTTCGACGTACACGTCTGA
- a CDS encoding peptide ABC transporter substrate-binding protein gives MQRYGAALPLALALLWLIAPGARAQAATTMLERGNGPEPSTLDAHRCQEVACGNVLRDLYEGLVTEDARGRLIPGMAQRWSVSADGRSWTFTLREGLQWSNGEPIDAQQIVASFRRAFAPATAAPFGELFDALDNAQAVQAGKLPPQRLGVSATDARTVVFRLNRSAGLPALLTLPIAFPVYLPAVEQYGAQHTRPGRLVSNGAYRLAAWTPQANLVVEKNPRFHDAAAVAIERVRFQVTEDAAAELQRFAAGDLHITEVVPPQPLPALRKRFGAQLRLSPYLGAFWLGINLTRPPLRSAACATPPCEDRELALRRALTLAIDREKLTRYVTGLGETPAYGIVPPGIAGYTPAAMPWQSLSQTQREEHARALYRHAGYSDDKPLVIELRYNTSTPHRRLTLAVAAMWRQTLGVQVRLRNEEWKVFVQNRKQRTITQVFRGGWIGDLADARNFLAAFGSDGPLNWMGYDDAGYRERLAKADAAHSEAARNAWLRAAEQRLLNDNAAIPLYFYSSKHLVASNVRGFEANALDRHASRWLSLSP, from the coding sequence TTGCAACGCTATGGTGCGGCCTTGCCACTGGCGCTGGCGTTGCTGTGGCTGATAGCGCCGGGCGCGCGGGCGCAGGCCGCGACGACGATGCTCGAACGCGGCAACGGCCCGGAGCCGAGCACGCTGGATGCCCACCGCTGCCAGGAAGTGGCCTGCGGCAACGTGCTGCGCGACCTGTACGAGGGCCTGGTCACCGAGGACGCGCGCGGCCGGCTGATCCCGGGCATGGCGCAGCGCTGGTCGGTCTCGGCCGACGGCCGCAGCTGGACCTTCACCCTGCGCGAAGGCCTGCAATGGAGCAACGGCGAGCCGATCGACGCGCAGCAGATCGTCGCCAGTTTCCGCCGCGCGTTCGCTCCGGCCACGGCCGCGCCGTTCGGCGAACTGTTCGACGCGCTCGACAACGCGCAGGCGGTGCAGGCCGGCAAACTGCCGCCGCAGCGGCTCGGCGTGAGCGCGACCGATGCGCGCACCGTGGTGTTCCGCCTGAACCGCAGCGCCGGCTTGCCGGCCTTGCTGACCTTGCCGATCGCCTTCCCCGTTTATCTGCCCGCGGTCGAACAATACGGCGCGCAACATACGCGGCCGGGGCGATTGGTATCGAACGGCGCGTACCGGTTGGCCGCGTGGACGCCGCAGGCCAACCTGGTGGTGGAGAAGAACCCGCGTTTCCACGACGCCGCCGCGGTCGCGATCGAACGCGTGCGCTTCCAGGTCACCGAAGACGCCGCCGCCGAACTGCAACGCTTCGCCGCCGGCGACCTGCACATCACCGAGGTGGTGCCGCCGCAGCCGTTGCCGGCCTTGCGCAAACGCTTCGGCGCGCAACTGCGCTTGTCGCCGTACCTGGGCGCGTTCTGGCTCGGCATCAACCTGACCCGACCGCCGCTGCGCAGCGCCGCCTGCGCGACGCCGCCCTGCGAGGATCGCGAACTCGCGCTGCGTCGCGCGCTGACCCTGGCGATCGATCGCGAGAAGCTCACCCGCTACGTCACCGGCCTGGGCGAAACCCCGGCCTACGGCATCGTTCCGCCGGGCATCGCCGGGTATACGCCCGCGGCGATGCCGTGGCAGTCGTTGAGTCAAACTCAGCGCGAAGAACATGCGCGCGCGCTGTACCGTCACGCGGGCTATTCGGACGACAAGCCGCTGGTGATCGAACTTCGTTACAACACCTCGACCCCGCATCGTCGCCTCACCCTCGCGGTCGCGGCGATGTGGCGACAGACCCTCGGCGTGCAGGTGCGGCTGCGCAACGAGGAATGGAAAGTGTTCGTGCAGAACCGCAAGCAGCGCACCATCACCCAGGTGTTCCGCGGCGGCTGGATCGGCGATCTGGCCGATGCGCGCAACTTCCTCGCCGCGTTCGGCAGCGACGGGCCGCTGAACTGGATGGGCTACGACGACGCCGGTTATCGCGAACGCCTGGCCAAGGCCGATGCGGCGCACTCGGAAGCCGCGCGCAACGCCTGGCTGCGCGCGGCCGAGCAGCGCCTGTTGAACGACAACGCGGCGATTCCCCTGTATTTCTACAGCTCCAAGCATCTGGTCGCGAGCAATGTGCGCGGTTTCGAAGCCAACGCGCTCGATCGCCACGCCAGCCGCTGGCTGAGTCTGTCGCCATGA
- a CDS encoding glutamate--cysteine ligase, with protein sequence MSGPSQVKDLEIPDIKGGARAVLVDYLASGVRPESDWKIGTEHEKFGFRTDDLRPPTFDGDRGIEALLKGLVQFGWAPVEEKGRVIALTRDEASVSLEPAGQLELSGAPLATLHDTCVEAATHLREVRTVAEPMGLGFLGMGFQPKWRRDDMPWMPKGRYKIMRDYMPKVGSLGLDMMTRTSTVQVNLDVRDEADMVKKFRVSLALQPIATALFADSPFTEGQPNGYLSYRSHIWTDTDRDRTGLLDFVFEDGFGYERYVDYLLDVPMYFVYRDGTYIDAAGQSFRDYLEAKLPAYPNQRPTLKDWADHTTTAFPEVRLKKYLEMRGADSGPWNRICALSAFWVGLLYDADALDAAWDLVLDFTPAERHALRDGVPQHGFHLPFRDGKVLDLARRALEISAHGLKRRARLNHNGADESIYLEPLTEFVAMGKSPAERKLELFHGAWGGSVDPVFKEFAY encoded by the coding sequence GTGTCCGGTCCCAGCCAGGTCAAGGATCTCGAGATTCCCGACATCAAGGGCGGCGCGCGCGCCGTGCTGGTGGATTACCTGGCCTCGGGCGTGCGCCCGGAGTCGGATTGGAAGATCGGCACCGAGCACGAGAAATTCGGTTTCCGTACCGACGACCTGCGGCCGCCGACCTTCGACGGCGATCGCGGCATCGAGGCCTTGCTCAAGGGCCTGGTCCAGTTCGGCTGGGCGCCGGTGGAGGAAAAAGGCCGGGTGATCGCGCTGACCCGCGACGAGGCCTCGGTGTCGCTGGAGCCGGCCGGTCAGCTGGAGTTGTCCGGCGCGCCGCTGGCGACCCTGCACGACACCTGTGTGGAAGCGGCGACCCACCTGCGCGAAGTGCGCACCGTCGCCGAGCCGATGGGCCTGGGCTTCCTCGGCATGGGTTTCCAGCCCAAGTGGCGCCGCGACGACATGCCGTGGATGCCGAAGGGCCGTTACAAGATCATGCGCGACTACATGCCCAAGGTCGGCTCGCTCGGCCTGGACATGATGACCCGCACCAGCACCGTGCAGGTCAACCTCGACGTGCGCGACGAAGCCGACATGGTGAAGAAGTTCCGCGTGTCGCTGGCGTTGCAGCCGATCGCCACCGCGCTGTTCGCCGATTCGCCGTTCACCGAAGGCCAGCCGAACGGCTATCTGTCGTACCGCTCGCACATCTGGACCGACACCGACCGCGACCGCACCGGCCTGCTCGATTTCGTGTTCGAAGACGGCTTCGGTTACGAGCGCTATGTCGATTACCTGCTCGATGTGCCCATGTACTTCGTCTACCGCGACGGCACCTACATCGACGCGGCCGGGCAATCGTTCCGCGATTACCTCGAAGCCAAGCTGCCGGCGTATCCGAATCAGCGCCCGACCTTGAAGGACTGGGCCGACCACACCACCACCGCGTTCCCGGAAGTGCGGCTGAAGAAGTATCTGGAAATGCGCGGCGCCGACTCGGGCCCGTGGAACCGGATCTGCGCGTTGTCGGCGTTCTGGGTCGGCCTGCTGTACGACGCCGACGCGCTCGACGCGGCCTGGGACCTGGTGCTCGACTTCACGCCGGCCGAGCGTCACGCCTTGCGCGACGGCGTGCCGCAGCATGGCTTCCACCTGCCGTTCCGCGACGGCAAGGTGCTGGACCTGGCGCGGCGCGCGCTGGAAATCTCCGCGCACGGCTTGAAGCGCCGCGCGCGCTTGAACCACAACGGCGCGGACGAATCGATCTATCTCGAACCGCTGACCGAGTTCGTCGCGATGGGCAAGAGCCCGGCCGAACGCAAGCTCGAACTGTTCCATGGCGCCTGGGGCGGCAGCGTGGATCCGGTGTTCAAGGAATTCGCGTACTGA
- a CDS encoding cysteine hydrolase family protein, with translation MSIATSHSALIVIDLINDIVHPDGKIARAAAAVRERGLIAKVNALSERARAAGAMVAMVRVAFAPDYSNAPRQSPLFGRAAELGALRDGDWGTQFHAEVVVAPRDWIVTKPRVSALFDTDLAARLHAADIRRLAICGVSTETGVQTTARDAHDRDFAVQVIGDACASANPRLHDAALEMLGTVARVVDAREVRFAG, from the coding sequence ATGAGCATCGCGACCAGCCACAGCGCCCTGATCGTGATCGACCTGATCAACGACATCGTCCACCCCGACGGCAAGATCGCGCGCGCCGCCGCGGCAGTGCGCGAGCGCGGCCTCATCGCGAAGGTCAATGCGCTGAGCGAACGCGCCCGCGCCGCCGGCGCCATGGTCGCGATGGTGCGGGTGGCGTTCGCGCCGGATTACTCCAACGCGCCGCGGCAATCGCCGTTGTTCGGCCGCGCTGCCGAGCTGGGCGCGCTGCGCGACGGCGATTGGGGCACGCAGTTCCATGCCGAGGTAGTGGTGGCGCCGCGCGACTGGATCGTCACCAAGCCGCGGGTGAGCGCCCTGTTCGATACCGACCTGGCCGCGCGATTGCACGCGGCCGACATCCGCCGTCTCGCGATCTGCGGGGTAAGCACCGAAACCGGCGTGCAGACCACCGCGCGCGATGCGCACGATCGCGATTTCGCCGTGCAGGTGATCGGCGATGCCTGCGCGAGCGCGAACCCGCGGCTGCATGACGCGGCGTTGGAGATGCTGGGGACGGTGGCGCGGGTGGTGGATGCGCGGGAGGTGCGGTTTGCGGGGTGA
- a CDS encoding DMT family transporter — protein sequence MASASVCLALLGLLSRYTRGLPPELVTWLRFAIPGLILVGLARREDWRAVWSFADRPGWVRAVAVIVSQGCFVLAAMRGDLLHAVLLYNTGPLFIPLIARAWLGERLQPSTLYGLAVGFAGVLVVLQPGRHGLDANALVSLFGGFAMAASQVLFYRSAQHQPPFRTQFKLYLQAAMVGLPLALIACWRMPAQPFAAQPPLVLVLALLGMAACSLGSQSLRDLAYRGMDNASTLAPLMYVAVPVSAALDWLLFGHAARAATLIGAALIVAGAIAALRGSRRAAPVAANSNPGDPA from the coding sequence ATGGCCTCAGCCTCGGTCTGTCTGGCCTTGCTCGGGCTGCTCAGCCGCTACACCCGCGGTCTGCCGCCGGAGCTGGTGACCTGGCTGCGCTTCGCGATCCCCGGCTTGATCCTGGTCGGGCTGGCCCGGCGCGAGGACTGGCGCGCGGTGTGGTCGTTCGCCGACCGGCCCGGCTGGGTGCGCGCGGTCGCGGTGATCGTGTCGCAGGGCTGTTTCGTGCTCGCGGCGATGCGCGGCGACCTGCTGCACGCGGTGCTGCTGTACAACACCGGGCCCTTGTTCATCCCGCTGATCGCGCGCGCCTGGCTCGGCGAACGCCTGCAACCTTCGACCTTGTACGGCCTGGCGGTCGGCTTCGCCGGCGTGCTGGTGGTGCTGCAGCCCGGCCGGCACGGGCTCGACGCGAACGCGCTGGTGTCGTTGTTCGGCGGCTTCGCGATGGCCGCCTCGCAGGTGCTGTTCTACCGCAGCGCCCAGCATCAGCCGCCGTTTCGTACTCAATTCAAGCTGTATCTGCAGGCGGCGATGGTCGGCTTGCCGCTGGCGCTGATCGCTTGTTGGCGCATGCCGGCGCAGCCGTTCGCCGCGCAGCCGCCGCTGGTGTTGGTGCTGGCCCTGCTCGGCATGGCCGCGTGCAGCCTCGGCAGTCAGTCGCTGCGCGACCTCGCGTATCGCGGCATGGACAACGCCTCCACACTGGCTCCGCTTATGTATGTGGCGGTCCCGGTCAGCGCGGCGCTGGACTGGCTGCTGTTCGGGCATGCGGCGCGCGCGGCGACCTTGATCGGCGCGGCGCTGATCGTGGCCGGCGCGATCGCCGCGCTGCGCGGCAGCCGCCGCGCGGCGCCCGTCGCCGCGAATTCCAACCCCGGAGATCCCGCATGA
- a CDS encoding LysR family transcriptional regulator — translation MTTDDPSPRRLPPLRALQAFAAVVRHDGMRRAAEHLHLSHAALSQHVQHLEEAFGLRLLDRSGGGRARPTALGREYGEALIAGFEQIEAATARLRLRGDESRRLVLGAPTSLSVSLLLPRIEEFGADAGFDLQLFCPAAAADLAHSRIHALLMHGDPREQGLQGELLFEQALLPVASPELIARLDPRRWWQDATPGVRVLHVVSDGWRHDWPAWFGEDPSTWPLPHLSLSSPMPAISAALAGQGIALMYPRLIADRLASGELRALPSPYPAQLKRLYLAWLPQAQGSGRLERVRDWLGELLGASAAI, via the coding sequence ATGACCACGGACGACCCATCCCCCAGACGCCTGCCCCCCCTGCGAGCCCTGCAAGCCTTCGCCGCCGTGGTCCGCCACGACGGCATGCGCCGCGCCGCCGAACACCTGCACCTGAGCCACGCCGCCTTGAGTCAGCACGTCCAGCACCTGGAGGAAGCCTTCGGCCTGCGCCTGCTCGACCGCAGCGGCGGCGGGCGCGCCCGGCCGACCGCGTTGGGCCGCGAATACGGCGAGGCCTTGATCGCCGGCTTCGAACAGATCGAAGCGGCGACCGCGCGCCTGCGTCTGCGCGGCGACGAGAGCCGCCGGTTGGTGCTGGGCGCGCCGACCAGCCTGAGCGTGAGCCTGCTGTTGCCGCGGATCGAGGAGTTCGGCGCCGATGCCGGCTTCGACCTGCAATTGTTCTGCCCGGCCGCGGCGGCGGATCTCGCCCACAGCCGCATCCACGCCTTGCTGATGCACGGCGACCCGCGCGAACAGGGACTGCAGGGCGAGTTGCTGTTCGAGCAGGCCTTGCTGCCGGTGGCATCGCCCGAGTTGATCGCGCGCCTGGACCCGCGGCGTTGGTGGCAGGACGCGACGCCGGGCGTGCGCGTGCTGCATGTGGTCAGCGACGGTTGGCGGCACGATTGGCCGGCGTGGTTCGGCGAGGATCCGTCGACCTGGCCGCTGCCGCATCTGAGCCTGTCCTCGCCGATGCCGGCGATCAGCGCCGCGCTGGCCGGACAGGGCATCGCGCTGATGTATCCGCGCCTGATCGCCGATCGACTGGCCAGCGGCGAATTGCGCGCGCTGCCTTCGCCGTATCCGGCGCAGCTCAAACGGCTGTATCTGGCGTGGTTGCCGCAGGCGCAGGGCAGTGGGCGGCTGGAGCGGGTGCGCGATTGGCTGGGGGAATTGTTGGGAGCCAGCGCGGCGATCTGA
- a CDS encoding tetratricopeptide repeat protein gives MPYLGLGLHVIVALCFAVHVVRSGQDRYWLMILFMFPLLGSVVYGVAIWLPEQRHTRHGRALAGNVRRLLDPGRELREAQDAYDTAATTDNRMRLADALLGAGRASDALPLYRAALSGIHRDDPQIQVKLAHALLEAGDAAQARHMLEDLIARKPDFRSPEGHLTYARAVAAGGDKAKAKEEFEALVGYSSGFDAHVHYVEGLIGWGELGRARELCEQAQTRAKRLPAYARRMNKPALDRLKELSKRAESM, from the coding sequence ATGCCGTACCTGGGCCTGGGTTTGCACGTCATCGTCGCGCTGTGTTTCGCCGTGCACGTGGTGCGCAGCGGCCAGGACCGCTACTGGCTGATGATCCTCTTCATGTTCCCGCTGCTGGGCAGCGTGGTCTACGGCGTGGCGATCTGGCTGCCGGAGCAGCGTCATACCCGTCACGGCCGCGCACTGGCCGGCAACGTGCGGCGCCTGCTCGACCCGGGCCGCGAGCTGCGCGAGGCGCAGGACGCGTACGACACCGCGGCCACCACCGACAACCGCATGCGCCTGGCCGACGCGCTGCTCGGCGCCGGCCGCGCCAGCGACGCATTGCCGCTGTACCGCGCCGCGCTCAGCGGCATCCATCGCGACGATCCGCAGATCCAGGTCAAGCTCGCGCACGCGCTGCTGGAAGCCGGCGACGCCGCGCAGGCGCGGCACATGCTCGAGGACCTGATCGCGCGCAAGCCGGATTTCCGCTCGCCCGAAGGCCATCTGACCTATGCGCGCGCGGTCGCGGCGGGCGGCGACAAGGCCAAGGCGAAGGAGGAATTCGAAGCCCTGGTCGGTTACAGCAGCGGTTTCGACGCGCACGTGCATTACGTGGAAGGCCTGATCGGCTGGGGCGAACTCGGCCGCGCGCGCGAGTTGTGCGAGCAGGCGCAGACGCGAGCCAAGCGCTTGCCGGCGTATGCGCGGCGGATGAACAAGCCGGCGCTGGATCGACTCAAGGAATTGAGCAAGCGCGCCGAGAGCATGTAG